The proteins below come from a single Tenuifilum thalassicum genomic window:
- a CDS encoding M23 family metallopeptidase yields the protein MDYPTTPALADRYTALVKTQWDLIHNPQSTTGIFDGMEEGASFFDGSWIILDEKHTRLFNHMFSNNNSTNHTYIDKVDKAKARNSEVKYVDLNYSEKEYKEWVNQWKVRTASSDEVVERIILKIKEASGGKKIDTLNLATKGIYVGKYKIDGVEYPVAIYSEKSTISNLKKVQVAEISDLEKEENRKHLRIEETYIKYLVLAFYEDNNPEPSLVIQVEKLGKVLIEITKTLWLKGLGIVKEDEQHREKPLPGDPLVNMEIQGTDPNNPNNRIGGTYGCVRYTNNKEKQNCDIWEENIKNFPHISGKNKVHDGIDLAADIGTPVFSIFKGIYHSGYSQTLGYYVIIASSKECHNLSFTNQEIFVCYGHLSSYKKDLEGKLIEAGAIIGYSGNSGNIASKISPWQYHLHITIYKGKISRFNRVNPINYFTTKFDNYGNKIF from the coding sequence ATGGACTACCCAACCACACCGGCGCTAGCCGACAGGTACACCGCCCTAGTCAAAACACAATGGGACCTCATCCACAACCCCCAGTCCACCACCGGGATCTTCGATGGTATGGAGGAGGGGGCTAGTTTTTTTGATGGTTCATGGATTATACTGGATGAAAAGCACACCAGACTATTTAACCATATGTTTTCTAATAACAATAGCACCAATCATACCTATATCGATAAGGTTGATAAGGCTAAAGCAAGAAACTCAGAAGTTAAATATGTAGATTTAAACTATAGTGAGAAGGAGTATAAGGAATGGGTAAATCAGTGGAAAGTTCGAACCGCCTCATCCGATGAAGTGGTTGAGAGGATAATTCTTAAAATAAAGGAAGCAAGTGGAGGTAAAAAAATTGACACCTTGAACTTAGCGACAAAAGGAATATATGTTGGTAAGTACAAAATTGACGGGGTAGAATACCCTGTTGCAATTTACAGCGAAAAGAGTACGATTAGTAATTTAAAAAAAGTACAGGTTGCTGAAATCTCTGATTTAGAGAAAGAAGAAAATAGAAAACATTTAAGAATAGAAGAAACTTATATAAAATATCTGGTTTTAGCCTTCTATGAGGATAACAACCCCGAACCATCACTGGTGATTCAGGTAGAAAAACTCGGTAAAGTCCTTATAGAAATAACCAAAACACTTTGGCTGAAGGGGCTAGGAATCGTAAAAGAGGATGAACAACATAGAGAAAAGCCACTACCAGGTGATCCATTGGTCAATATGGAGATTCAAGGAACCGACCCTAATAATCCAAATAATAGGATAGGAGGAACATATGGCTGTGTTAGATATACTAATAATAAGGAAAAACAAAACTGCGACATATGGGAAGAGAATATTAAAAATTTCCCACATATTTCTGGGAAAAATAAAGTACATGATGGTATAGATTTAGCAGCAGATATTGGAACTCCAGTATTTTCAATTTTTAAAGGAATTTATCATAGCGGTTATTCGCAAACTCTTGGCTATTATGTAATTATAGCATCGTCAAAAGAGTGTCATAATTTAAGTTTTACAAATCAAGAAATATTTGTTTGCTATGGTCATCTTTCTTCTTATAAGAAAGATTTAGAAGGGAAATTAATAGAAGCAGGTGCTATTATTGGATATTCTGGCAACTCAGGTAATATCGCTTCAAAAATTTCTCCTTGGCAGTACCATCTCCACATAACCATATATAAAGGGAAAATATCAAGGTTTAACCGTGTAAATCCTATTAATTATTTTACAACTAAATTTGATAACTATGGGAACAAGATTTTTTAG